A DNA window from Paraclostridium bifermentans contains the following coding sequences:
- a CDS encoding endonuclease/exonuclease/phosphatase family protein: MNLLTLNCHSWQEDNQIEKISYIAKVIDEKDYDVIALQEVSQLICSDIAYDNVKVNNFALLLQDELKKLGNENYTFYWDVAHIGYDIYEEGLCLMTKLPVVKKESFNISKSEDINFWKTRKIVKLNVVYNNYEVSLYSCHLGWWGDYEEPFKEQFDKLFTKIKNDKFAFIMGDFNNNANVENEGYDYICEKLFDTYKLSKNKDSGITVKGKIAGWDKNKENLRIDLILTNKEIKVESSNVIFNGINKNVVSDHYGVEVVVNI, translated from the coding sequence GTGAATCTTTTAACATTGAATTGCCACTCTTGGCAAGAAGATAATCAAATTGAAAAAATATCTTATATAGCTAAGGTCATAGATGAAAAAGATTATGATGTTATAGCTCTTCAAGAAGTAAGTCAATTAATATGTTCAGATATAGCTTATGATAATGTTAAAGTAAATAACTTTGCATTATTACTTCAAGATGAATTAAAAAAACTTGGAAATGAGAATTATACATTTTATTGGGATGTTGCTCATATAGGTTATGATATATATGAAGAGGGGCTTTGTCTTATGACAAAGCTTCCTGTAGTTAAAAAGGAAAGTTTTAATATATCTAAAAGTGAGGATATTAACTTTTGGAAAACTAGAAAAATAGTTAAGTTAAATGTAGTTTATAACAATTATGAAGTTAGTTTATATTCGTGTCATTTAGGGTGGTGGGGTGATTATGAAGAACCATTCAAAGAACAGTTTGATAAACTTTTTACTAAAATTAAAAATGATAAGTTTGCATTTATAATGGGGGATTTTAATAACAACGCTAATGTAGAAAATGAAGGATATGATTATATTTGTGAAAAATTATTTGATACATATAAACTATCAAAAAACAAAGACTCAGGAATAACTGTAAAAGGAAAAATTGCAGGGTGGGATAAAAATAAAGAAAATTTAAGAATAGACTTAATTCTTACAAATAAAGAAATTAAAGTAGAAAGTTCTAATGTTATTTTTAATGGAATAAATAAAAATGTGGTATCAGACCATTATGGGGTAGAGGTAGTTGTAAATATATAG
- a CDS encoding PTS transporter subunit IIBC: MSSKTKLISFDFWQKLGKALLVVIAVMPAAGLMVSIGKLIGMSSDAHLIMTTAKVVEDIGWGIIGNLHILFAVAIGGSWAKERAGGAFAAVIAFILINRITGVVLGVNADMLLDPQATVTSLTGSTLLVKDYFTSILGAPALNMGVFVGIISGFMGAVLYNKFYNFDKLPKALAFFNGKRFVPFVVILGSVIAAIILSIIWPFAQGALNAFGMWIASSKDTAPVLAPFVYGTLERLLLPFGLHHMITVPMNYTELGGIYHIATGAAAGTTVAGQDPLWLAWITDLINFKSAGDMASYKELLTSITPARFKAGQVILSTASLAGISLAMYKNVDKDKAKNYKPIFISAMLACFLTGVTEPIEFMFMFISPVLYIVYAILTGLAFALADIIHLRVHAFGFIEFLTRTPMLVKAGLTMDLVNFFISCAVFFLLNFGIFNFLIKKFNIATPGRKGNYIEESNEEESKKTDTNNIAQDVLSSKIINLLGGADNIEDVDACMTRLRVTVKDVSLVGSEKDWKALGALGLIVKDRGVQAIYGPKADVLKSNILDMLGV; this comes from the coding sequence ATGAGTAGTAAAACAAAATTAATTTCATTTGACTTTTGGCAAAAGCTAGGTAAAGCTTTATTAGTGGTTATAGCGGTTATGCCAGCAGCAGGGCTTATGGTTTCTATAGGAAAACTTATAGGTATGTCATCTGATGCTCACTTAATAATGACAACGGCAAAAGTTGTGGAAGATATAGGTTGGGGAATAATTGGAAACCTACATATACTATTTGCTGTTGCAATAGGAGGATCTTGGGCAAAAGAAAGAGCAGGAGGAGCTTTTGCTGCTGTAATTGCATTTATATTAATAAATCGTATCACGGGAGTTGTACTTGGTGTAAATGCAGATATGCTTTTAGATCCACAAGCAACAGTAACTTCTTTAACAGGATCTACACTTTTAGTTAAAGATTATTTCACATCTATATTAGGGGCACCAGCACTTAACATGGGAGTGTTTGTTGGTATAATATCAGGGTTTATGGGAGCTGTACTTTATAATAAATTCTATAATTTTGATAAACTTCCTAAGGCTTTAGCATTTTTTAATGGAAAACGTTTCGTTCCGTTTGTTGTTATATTAGGTTCTGTAATAGCTGCAATTATATTATCTATAATTTGGCCATTTGCACAGGGAGCTTTAAATGCTTTTGGTATGTGGATTGCATCATCTAAAGATACTGCTCCAGTTTTAGCGCCATTTGTATATGGAACACTTGAAAGATTATTACTACCATTTGGACTTCATCATATGATAACTGTGCCTATGAACTATACAGAACTTGGAGGTATATATCATATTGCAACAGGAGCCGCTGCAGGAACTACAGTTGCAGGGCAAGATCCACTATGGCTTGCATGGATAACTGATTTAATTAACTTTAAATCTGCAGGAGACATGGCATCGTATAAAGAGTTATTAACAAGTATAACACCAGCTCGTTTTAAAGCAGGGCAGGTTATATTATCAACTGCATCACTTGCAGGTATATCTTTAGCAATGTACAAAAACGTTGATAAAGATAAAGCTAAAAATTACAAACCTATATTTATATCTGCTATGCTAGCATGTTTCTTAACTGGGGTTACAGAACCAATAGAATTTATGTTTATGTTTATATCACCAGTTTTATATATAGTTTATGCAATTCTTACAGGGCTTGCATTTGCACTTGCAGATATAATTCACTTAAGAGTTCATGCATTTGGATTTATAGAATTTTTAACTCGTACTCCAATGCTTGTTAAAGCAGGACTTACAATGGATTTAGTTAATTTCTTTATATCATGTGCTGTATTTTTCTTATTAAACTTTGGAATATTTAATTTCTTAATCAAGAAGTTTAATATTGCAACACCAGGACGTAAAGGAAACTATATAGAAGAAAGTAATGAAGAAGAGAGTAAAAAAACAGATACTAATAACATAGCTCAAGATGTATTATCAAGTAAGATAATAAACTTACTTGGAGGTGCTGATAATATAGAAGATGTAGATGCATGTATGACTAGATTAAGAGTAACTGTAAAAGATGTGAGTTTGGTTGGAAGTGAAAAAGATTGGAAGGCGCTTGGTGCACTAGGACTTATTGTCAAAGATAGAGGAGTTCAAGCAATATACGGACCAAAGGCTGACGTTTTAAAATCTAATATATTAGACATGTTAGGAGTGTAG
- a CDS encoding DEAD/DEAH box helicase — protein MKVSTIKSIILNNTEKNRHNSGVAIYKNNLVSESYIKKENDNINFYAAVGNEMFNEKNNSLITISEKTNRIVSTSCDCNDWLNKSMESNTFVCKHIVAAIYKCIDDLTNKKNNIKSTQNKLNNNEVSYARAKVAYKFDLDEDNNLRFSFNIGNLNRKRYNEIFSAYKENKRLYRLKESIYLDLHNKDIQELLELIDTLGIPVEADDFKVENSKLLYMDNYIKENNLNFISGKEYIDKIMFGFNKKRNCEIPQNIENILREYQLEGVNWFNSISNYNFGGILADEMGLGKTLQTITFINSQKNSKSIVVTPTSLIHNWKNEIDKFAPNLKVGIAYGDKKSRELIIENYRDYDVVLTTYSTIRNDFEKYKDKKFDYMFIDEAQNIKNPDAIVTKSIKSISANAKFALTGTPLENNLLELWSIFDFIMPGYLYDKKEFQNKFVDGDIKKLKKLIKPFILRRTKKEVIKELPDKIEKKFIVELNKEQKKIYNIYNKNVIEKLENTKYENDKITIFSYLTKLRQLCLHPKTLLKDYTGKSSKIDICIEILNEAISNGRKVLLFSQFTSVLRLIEEELKNKNIKSMYLDGKTNAKDRINLVNEFNESENINIFLISLKAGGTGLNLTSADMVIHFDPWWNLAVENQASDRAHRIGQKNVVEVIKLISKDTIEEKIVLLQENKKDMIDNIIDDSLSNSASLKGLSKKDLIELFK, from the coding sequence ATGAAAGTAAGTACAATTAAGAGTATTATTTTAAATAATACAGAAAAAAATAGACATAATTCTGGAGTTGCAATTTATAAAAATAACTTAGTGAGTGAGAGCTATATAAAAAAAGAAAATGATAATATAAATTTTTATGCTGCAGTTGGGAATGAAATGTTTAATGAAAAAAATAATTCTTTAATAACTATAAGTGAAAAAACTAATAGAATAGTTTCAACTAGCTGTGATTGTAATGATTGGCTAAATAAAAGCATGGAAAGTAATACATTTGTCTGTAAGCATATAGTTGCGGCTATTTATAAGTGTATAGATGATCTTACAAATAAGAAGAATAATATAAAAAGCACTCAAAATAAACTTAATAATAATGAAGTATCGTATGCTAGGGCTAAAGTAGCATATAAGTTTGATTTAGATGAAGATAATAATTTGAGATTTTCTTTTAATATAGGAAACCTAAATAGAAAAAGATATAATGAGATATTTAGTGCATACAAAGAAAATAAACGCCTATATAGATTGAAAGAGTCTATATACTTGGATTTACATAATAAAGATATACAGGAATTATTAGAACTTATTGATACGTTAGGAATTCCAGTTGAAGCAGATGATTTTAAAGTTGAAAATAGCAAACTTTTGTATATGGACAATTATATAAAAGAAAATAATCTTAATTTTATATCGGGAAAAGAATACATAGATAAAATAATGTTTGGATTTAATAAAAAAAGAAATTGCGAGATTCCGCAAAATATTGAAAATATATTAAGAGAATATCAATTAGAAGGGGTTAACTGGTTCAATAGTATCAGTAACTATAACTTTGGAGGGATTTTAGCGGATGAAATGGGTCTTGGAAAGACACTACAAACAATTACATTTATTAATAGTCAAAAAAATTCGAAAAGTATAGTAGTAACGCCTACATCACTTATACATAACTGGAAAAATGAAATTGATAAGTTTGCTCCAAATTTGAAGGTAGGAATAGCATATGGAGATAAAAAATCAAGAGAATTAATAATTGAAAATTATAGAGATTATGATGTCGTTCTAACTACTTATTCTACAATTAGAAATGACTTTGAGAAGTATAAAGACAAAAAATTTGATTATATGTTCATAGATGAAGCTCAAAATATAAAAAATCCAGATGCTATAGTAACTAAATCCATAAAGAGCATTAGTGCTAATGCTAAGTTTGCCTTAACAGGGACTCCGTTAGAAAATAACTTATTAGAACTTTGGTCTATATTTGATTTTATAATGCCTGGGTATTTATATGATAAAAAGGAGTTTCAAAATAAATTTGTAGATGGAGATATTAAGAAATTAAAAAAATTAATAAAACCTTTTATATTAAGAAGAACAAAAAAAGAAGTTATAAAGGAATTACCAGACAAAATAGAAAAGAAATTTATTGTAGAATTAAATAAAGAACAAAAGAAAATATATAATATTTACAATAAAAATGTAATAGAAAAATTAGAAAATACTAAATATGAAAATGATAAAATAACAATATTTTCATATTTAACTAAACTAAGACAACTATGTCTTCATCCTAAGACCTTGCTAAAAGACTATACGGGTAAAAGTTCTAAAATTGATATTTGTATAGAAATTTTAAATGAAGCTATTTCAAATGGTAGAAAGGTGTTATTATTTTCTCAGTTTACAAGTGTTTTAAGATTGATAGAAGAAGAACTTAAAAATAAAAATATAAAATCTATGTATCTAGATGGAAAAACTAATGCTAAAGATCGTATAAATTTAGTTAATGAATTTAATGAAAGTGAAAATATTAATATTTTTTTAATATCTTTAAAAGCTGGAGGAACAGGATTAAATTTAACTAGTGCTGATATGGTTATACATTTTGACCCATGGTGGAATTTAGCTGTAGAAAATCAAGCAAGTGATAGAGCTCATAGGATAGGTCAAAAGAATGTAGTTGAAGTGATAAAATTAATATCAAAAGATACAATAGAGGAAAAGATTGTTTTATTACAAGAAAATAAAAAGGATATGATCGATAATATTATTGACGATAGCTTGTCTAATTCTGCGAGTTTAAAAGGATTAAGCAAAAAAGACTTAATAGAATTATTCAAATAA
- a CDS encoding LacI family DNA-binding transcriptional regulator, with amino-acid sequence MSKVTIKEVAKEAGVATSTVSRVLSNNPKISEETKAKVNEAIERLNYKPNAIARSLANNKTKILGVVLPSEADDLLTNPFFINAMKGMSIYAQNKNYYITYVFAKDGKNEFESIKEITNTNLIEGIILLRVNENDESIKFLNTIEFPFVAIGRPEKTEDVLWVDNDNFQAMYNAVNRLIQKGHKKIGFIGAIKTLNMSKDRLKGYKMALEVNGLNYDEELVIHKQLFKENTGYAGAEELLSKHEVTAIVTTDDLLAFGVSQLLNEKRLEKISLVGFNNIQLSKYQTPPLASVDINADELGYYAAKLLIEKLENEDIVNTHYIVNTEFIERESFK; translated from the coding sequence ATGAGTAAAGTAACTATAAAAGAAGTTGCAAAAGAGGCAGGAGTTGCAACTTCTACCGTGTCTAGAGTTTTGTCTAATAATCCTAAAATCAGTGAAGAAACTAAAGCTAAAGTCAATGAAGCAATAGAAAGGTTAAATTATAAACCTAATGCAATTGCAAGGAGTCTTGCAAATAATAAAACAAAAATATTGGGGGTAGTTTTACCAAGTGAAGCAGATGACTTACTTACAAATCCATTTTTTATAAATGCCATGAAGGGGATGAGTATTTATGCACAAAATAAAAACTATTATATTACATATGTGTTTGCAAAAGATGGTAAAAATGAGTTTGAAAGTATAAAAGAAATTACTAATACGAACTTAATTGAAGGAATTATACTTCTAAGAGTAAATGAAAATGATGAAAGCATTAAGTTTTTAAATACTATAGAATTTCCTTTTGTAGCAATTGGAAGGCCCGAAAAAACAGAAGATGTATTGTGGGTGGATAACGATAATTTTCAAGCTATGTATAATGCAGTAAATAGGCTTATTCAAAAAGGTCATAAAAAAATAGGATTTATAGGAGCTATAAAAACTTTAAATATGTCGAAAGATAGATTAAAAGGATATAAAATGGCTTTGGAAGTGAATGGATTAAATTATGATGAAGAGTTAGTTATACATAAACAACTTTTTAAAGAAAATACAGGATATGCTGGAGCTGAAGAATTGCTAAGTAAACACGAGGTTACAGCTATTGTAACTACAGATGATTTATTAGCATTCGGAGTGTCTCAGTTATTAAATGAAAAAAGATTAGAAAAAATATCATTAGTTGGATTTAACAATATCCAACTTTCAAAATATCAGACACCACCATTAGCATCTGTAGACATAAATGCAGATGAGCTAGGATACTATGCTGCAAAACTGCTTATTGAAAAATTAGAAAATGAAGACATAGTAAATACGCACTACATAGTAAATACAGAGTTTATAGAAAGAGAATCTTTTAAATAA